The following proteins are co-located in the Fimbriiglobus ruber genome:
- a CDS encoding DUF1559 domain-containing protein, whose product MRHSSSRRSGFTLIELLVVIAIIAILIGLLLPAVQKVREAAARAKCSNNLKQLGLALHAYHDTYGKMPAGCAPDFSSPGVVSASWGSSWKVWILPYIEQGNIFSKWTFASSSGYSNGNNIQYINNITIPTYRCPSSILPDFYTASNNAGYFEMFSTYHGIAGSAIDSTICSGGAGIVSAGGILFPNSAVKMTDITDGTSNTLLVGEQSNQLRDANNAIITGGFTAITSQGPHGWTMGANGSASQPPAYFSGGDNRAFNTITIRYSINQIGMSNNCSAGTCDNTGSNIPLSSLHTGGANMLFADGSVSFLSNSLPLLTLQQLATRSGGEVVTLP is encoded by the coding sequence ATGCGCCATTCCTCGTCCCGGCGATCGGGGTTTACCCTGATCGAATTGCTGGTAGTGATCGCGATCATCGCCATCCTCATCGGGCTCTTGTTGCCCGCCGTCCAGAAAGTCCGCGAAGCCGCCGCCAGGGCCAAGTGTTCCAACAATTTGAAACAGCTCGGGCTCGCGCTCCACGCTTACCACGACACCTACGGGAAAATGCCCGCCGGATGCGCGCCCGACTTCAGCTCGCCCGGGGTCGTTAGTGCCTCCTGGGGGTCGTCTTGGAAAGTGTGGATTCTACCGTACATCGAGCAAGGCAACATCTTCTCCAAGTGGACGTTCGCCTCGTCCAGCGGGTACAGCAACGGCAACAACATCCAGTATATCAACAACATTACGATCCCAACCTACCGCTGCCCGTCCTCGATCCTCCCGGACTTCTACACCGCATCCAACAACGCCGGCTACTTCGAGATGTTCTCCACGTACCACGGCATCGCCGGCAGCGCGATCGACTCCACGATCTGTAGTGGCGGCGCAGGGATCGTCAGCGCCGGCGGTATCTTGTTTCCTAACAGTGCGGTCAAGATGACGGACATCACGGACGGAACCAGTAACACCCTCTTGGTCGGCGAGCAAAGCAATCAGCTACGCGATGCCAACAACGCCATCATCACTGGTGGTTTCACTGCCATCACCAGCCAGGGACCGCACGGCTGGACCATGGGCGCGAACGGTTCGGCGTCCCAGCCGCCGGCGTATTTTTCGGGCGGCGACAACCGCGCGTTCAACACCATCACCATCCGCTATTCGATCAACCAGATCGGAATGTCGAACAACTGCAGCGCGGGCACCTGTGACAACACTGGGTCCAATATCCCGCTGTCATCGCTCCATACGGGCGGGGCGAATATGCTGTTCGCCGACGGGTCGGTGAGCTTTCTGTCGAACTCGCTTCCCTTGCTCACGCTCCAACAACTGGCTACCCGCAGTGGCGGCGAGGTTGTGACGTTGCCGTAA
- a CDS encoding HSP90 family protein produces MEHKFQINLRGIIDLLSHHLYSGPEVFVRELLQNATDAIRARTKIDPAHAGDIHIEIHQAPGKTPSLVISENGIGLTPDEVHTFLSTIGLSSKRAAEGERPTDFIGQFGIGILSCFVVSDSIVVYSKSAKEKTPAVEWRAKPDGTYTIRELDRDLDPGTQVWLTAKVGCEEHFAPDRVRDLCRHYGGLLPYPIRITSGKVTVVANEHGAPWRQEYRSERERTRALMDFGRETFDVPNFLDAIPLRAKSGDVDGVAYVLPYAASLAAKRTHRVYLKNMLLSETAENLLPDWTFFVKAVVNANDLRPTAARESFYEDDRLAAARDELGVCLRRYLVELAEKDPRKLDRLIALHGLAIKALATQDEDFYKMVIDWLPFETSEGEMTFGEYRKQHDVVRYVPTVDQFRQVARVAQAHGLAVVNAGYTYDAELLARAEELVGVPTEKLDPSTLTHTFDELSLPEQEQTAEFLRAAETVLKPFRCEPEVKKYRPKELPALYTTTGEGRFFRSLEQSKEIANPLWSGVLDNLSKKERTPSAFAQLCFNFENALVRRLTTVRDRAVLHRSIQMLYLQSLLLGHHPLSGKEMQLLNDGLLALIEWGIGLQTGGEKE; encoded by the coding sequence GTGGAACACAAGTTTCAGATTAATCTCCGTGGCATCATCGACCTTCTTTCGCACCACTTGTACAGCGGCCCGGAGGTGTTCGTCCGCGAATTGTTGCAGAATGCGACCGACGCCATCCGCGCGCGAACCAAGATCGATCCGGCCCACGCGGGCGATATTCATATCGAAATCCACCAGGCTCCGGGCAAGACGCCGAGCCTCGTCATTTCCGAGAACGGGATCGGGTTGACGCCGGACGAGGTCCACACGTTCCTTTCCACCATTGGCCTCAGCTCCAAGCGGGCTGCCGAGGGCGAGCGGCCGACCGATTTTATCGGCCAGTTCGGGATCGGCATCCTGTCCTGCTTCGTGGTCAGCGACTCGATCGTCGTTTATTCGAAGTCCGCGAAGGAAAAGACGCCGGCCGTCGAGTGGCGGGCGAAGCCGGACGGGACGTACACGATCCGGGAACTCGATCGCGACCTCGACCCGGGCACCCAGGTGTGGCTGACCGCCAAGGTCGGGTGCGAGGAACACTTCGCCCCGGACCGCGTCCGCGACCTCTGCCGGCACTACGGTGGACTGCTCCCGTACCCGATCCGAATCACCTCCGGCAAAGTGACGGTCGTGGCGAACGAGCACGGGGCGCCCTGGCGGCAGGAATACCGGTCCGAGCGCGAGCGGACACGCGCGCTCATGGACTTCGGCCGCGAAACCTTCGACGTACCCAACTTCCTCGACGCCATCCCGCTCCGGGCGAAGTCCGGGGACGTGGACGGCGTCGCCTACGTGCTGCCGTACGCGGCGAGCCTCGCGGCCAAGCGGACGCACCGCGTCTACCTGAAAAACATGCTCCTCTCGGAGACGGCCGAAAACCTGCTTCCGGACTGGACGTTCTTCGTCAAGGCCGTGGTGAACGCGAACGACCTGCGCCCGACCGCCGCCCGCGAATCCTTCTACGAGGACGACCGACTCGCCGCCGCCCGGGACGAACTCGGAGTCTGCCTGCGGCGCTACCTCGTCGAACTCGCGGAGAAAGATCCCCGCAAACTCGACCGACTCATTGCCCTGCACGGCCTCGCGATCAAGGCTCTCGCGACCCAGGACGAAGACTTTTACAAGATGGTGATCGACTGGCTGCCCTTCGAGACGTCCGAGGGCGAGATGACGTTCGGGGAGTACCGCAAGCAACACGACGTGGTCCGGTACGTGCCCACGGTCGACCAGTTCCGGCAGGTCGCCCGGGTCGCTCAGGCGCACGGCCTGGCGGTCGTCAACGCTGGGTACACCTACGACGCCGAACTCCTCGCCCGGGCCGAAGAACTGGTCGGCGTCCCGACCGAAAAACTCGACCCCTCGACCCTGACCCACACCTTCGACGAACTCAGTCTCCCGGAGCAGGAGCAGACGGCCGAATTCCTTCGCGCCGCGGAAACCGTCCTCAAGCCGTTCCGGTGCGAGCCGGAGGTGAAGAAGTATCGGCCGAAGGAACTGCCGGCGTTGTACACGACGACCGGCGAGGGCCGATTCTTCCGGTCGCTGGAGCAGTCGAAAGAGATTGCCAACCCGCTCTGGTCCGGCGTCCTCGACAACCTTTCCAAGAAAGAGCGGACGCCGTCGGCCTTTGCACAGCTCTGCTTCAACTTCGAAAACGCCCTGGTCCGCCGACTCACTACCGTTCGCGACCGCGCCGTTCTGCACCGCTCGATCCAGATGCTCTACCTGCAGTCCCTGCTCCTGGGCCACCACCCTCTGAGTGGCAAGGAAATGCAACTCCTGAACGACGGCCTGCTCGCGCTCATCGAATGGGGGATCGGGTTGCAGACCGGCGGCGAGAAGGAGTAA
- a CDS encoding Clp protease N-terminal domain-containing protein, giving the protein MDYSRFTDRGRKVMHLAAYHAHKLGHKSIDTEHLLLGMLSEGAGVAGSVLKNLGVESESIAKMIRRNVDIVPSNERTVPGRLPLMMRIKEAIGHAFGRTAPGHSPLSPRVKEMIEYAREEATGLHHLYIGTEHLLLGLVRVKNEPNIAAEILESLHGVTPDAVRKEVMTILVPEVKKA; this is encoded by the coding sequence GTGGATTATTCGCGATTTACGGACCGCGGCCGAAAAGTCATGCATCTGGCAGCCTATCATGCTCATAAACTGGGTCACAAATCCATCGACACAGAACACCTCTTGCTCGGCATGCTGAGCGAAGGTGCTGGTGTGGCAGGCTCTGTCCTCAAGAATCTGGGCGTCGAATCAGAGAGTATCGCGAAAATGATTCGGCGGAATGTCGATATCGTGCCATCAAATGAGAGGACCGTCCCTGGTCGATTGCCACTCATGATGCGGATCAAAGAGGCGATTGGGCACGCATTTGGGAGAACCGCTCCTGGTCACTCACCACTCTCACCGCGGGTCAAAGAGATGATTGAGTACGCACGGGAGGAGGCGACCGGCTTGCATCATCTCTACATCGGAACCGAACATCTGTTGTTGGGCCTCGTCCGCGTAAAGAACGAGCCAAATATCGCCGCGGAGATTCTGGAATCTCTGCACGGCGTAACGCCAGACGCAGTACGGAAGGAAGTGATGACGATACTCGTACCGGAAGTAAAGAAGGCGTAG
- a CDS encoding IS5 family transposase (programmed frameshift): MDATVRKPYPTDLTALQWETIQVVLPAAARGRPRSVDLREVMNAILYVNRSGCQWSMLPHDFPAKSTVYEYFAQWRDDGTWQELLDVLREGYREVHAPSHERTPSAASIDSQSVKGTEHAGGNGYDAGKKIQGRKRSIVVDTLGLLMVVAVTAGHVDDAAAAPSVLESLDREAYPRLKVVWADGKYHNHALNGWKNGHPELGWELVIVRRPEGTKGFVLLPKRWVVERTFGWLGRARRLSRNYERLNSSSESMICVRSIQLILNRMDPQDRYPPFKYRVASK, translated from the exons ATGGACGCGACCGTTCGCAAACCGTACCCGACGGATTTGACCGCCCTCCAATGGGAGACCATTCAAGTCGTCTTGCCCGCCGCC GCCCGGGGGCGGCCCCGGTCGGTGGATCTCCGGGAGGTGATGAACGCGATCCTGTACGTGAATCGGTCGGGGTGTCAGTGGTCGATGCTCCCGCACGACTTCCCGGCCAAAAGTACGGTGTACGAATACTTCGCCCAGTGGCGGGACGACGGCACCTGGCAAGAACTTCTGGACGTCCTCCGGGAGGGGTATCGGGAGGTCCATGCTCCCAGTCACGAGCGGACCCCGAGTGCCGCGAGCATCGACAGCCAGTCGGTCAAGGGGACCGAACACGCCGGCGGGAACGGGTATGACGCGGGCAAGAAAATCCAGGGCCGGAAGCGGTCGATTGTGGTCGATACGCTGGGCCTGTTGATGGTCGTGGCGGTGACCGCCGGGCACGTCGATGACGCGGCCGCGGCTCCGTCCGTACTCGAATCGTTGGACCGTGAGGCGTATCCCCGGCTGAAGGTCGTGTGGGCCGATGGGAAGTACCACAACCATGCCCTGAACGGGTGGAAGAACGGCCACCCGGAACTCGGGTGGGAACTCGTCATCGTCCGCCGGCCGGAGGGGACGAAGGGGTTCGTCCTGTTGCCCAAGCGGTGGGTCGTGGAGCGGACATTCGGGTGGCTCGGGCGGGCCCGGCGGTTGAGTCGTAATTATGAGCGACTGAATAGTTCCAGCGAATCTATGATCTGTGTGCGGTCGATTCAACTGATCCTCAATCGCATGGACCCACAAGATCGTTATCCCCCGTTTAAATATAGAGTTGCATCAAAATAG
- a CDS encoding DUF3775 domain-containing protein: protein MHQNSLPGQALRNFLRSLSSESIYRLLLVMYLGRGDFGADDLPGSYVALKETFGKPEWAASQMMEKAPLAEYLSDGLLELARHRIPVDDLPLEDAAEARA from the coding sequence TTGCATCAAAATAGTCTTCCCGGACAGGCTCTAAGAAACTTCCTCCGGTCGCTTTCATCGGAATCGATCTACCGACTCCTCCTCGTCATGTACCTCGGTCGTGGCGACTTTGGGGCTGATGATTTACCCGGGAGTTATGTGGCTTTGAAGGAGACCTTTGGTAAGCCAGAATGGGCAGCCTCTCAAATGATGGAGAAGGCACCTCTGGCTGAGTACTTGTCTGATGGTTTGTTGGAATTGGCACGCCACCGGATTCCCGTGGACGATCTGCCATTGGAAGACGCGGCAGAGGCGAGAGCTTGA
- a CDS encoding IPT/TIG domain-containing protein — translation MRARGFSSRRPILAYQPALVDLESRIVPTFDGNQIFPLDNPWNQVITNAPVSANSAAIIAHLVSEGNAGVHPDFGNPVTDGALYGIPVNVVDNTVPPVPVIIPPDGYGDESDNEPVPIPANAVIEGDGPTGPASPVGRGDSHLIVYDKSTNVVYEMYLAARPTETTFPSYDVNTPGPAHQTGSWGAYSLSVWDLNQDTFRTIGWTSADAAGLPIMPGLVRPDEALPTSEGGQGAIDHAIRMTVEETQDMFVYPASHEASDETDSDLPRMGDRFRLNASFQIPDDWAPEVKAVAQAMKDYGLIVADNGSNMYFQGTPSSLWDMDSMLQLQSAIHASDFEVVDLTPIVTGLNVAAGSPSGGTTLTITGQNFSGASGNLHVLFGGTEATSFTIVSDTQITVTTPAHAAGLVDVQVQSGSDQTDSDGNSVFFGYGTSATSTADQFTFTNTVPPSSPPGVPPTPPVAPPSPPVAPPTPPVVPPTPPVVPPTPPVVPPTPPTVPPSPPAVPPSPPTAPPVVPPVAPPVVPPAIPPIVPPVVSPSPPLVPPPPSPPGVPPPPLSPPGVPPPPSSPPGVPPASPSPVLIGTSQYAVGSDAGGNGIVTLYNADQSVALTADPFPGFTGGVRVAAADFNSDGTDDIVAGTGPGGPSHVEIIDGKTGQVLFSVDPFEASFTGGVFVAAGDLNGDGVPDLIVTPDQGGGPRVRVFDGKTFGLMADFFGIDDTGFRGGARAAVGDLTGAGYGDLIVSAGFGGGPRIAGYDGKSLATGNPVKLFADFYAFEPTLSNGAYVAVGDVNGDGHADIIAGGGPGGGPRVTVFDGASLLANTKTVVADFFAGDPSNRGGIRVAVKNLDGSDQASLVVGAGTGAGSAITTYTGAAIMAAPSSPAALYTFDAQPGFAGGVFVG, via the coding sequence ATGCGCGCTCGCGGCTTTTCATCCCGGCGACCGATCCTCGCGTACCAGCCGGCACTGGTCGATCTCGAATCTCGCATCGTCCCGACGTTTGACGGCAACCAGATCTTCCCACTCGATAATCCGTGGAATCAGGTCATCACGAACGCGCCGGTGTCGGCCAATTCGGCGGCGATCATCGCCCACCTCGTTTCGGAAGGTAACGCCGGGGTTCACCCGGACTTCGGCAACCCGGTGACGGACGGCGCCCTCTACGGCATCCCCGTCAACGTTGTCGACAATACCGTTCCGCCGGTGCCGGTCATCATTCCGCCCGACGGGTACGGCGACGAGAGCGACAACGAGCCCGTTCCGATTCCCGCGAACGCCGTCATTGAGGGGGACGGGCCGACCGGTCCCGCGTCGCCGGTCGGCCGTGGGGATTCGCACCTGATCGTTTACGACAAATCGACCAACGTCGTGTACGAGATGTACCTGGCGGCCCGACCGACCGAGACCACGTTCCCGAGTTACGACGTCAACACGCCCGGCCCGGCCCACCAGACCGGCTCGTGGGGCGCGTATTCGCTCAGCGTATGGGATCTGAATCAGGACACCTTCCGCACCATCGGCTGGACGTCGGCGGACGCGGCCGGGTTGCCGATCATGCCCGGGCTCGTCCGCCCGGACGAGGCGTTGCCAACCAGCGAAGGGGGCCAGGGGGCGATCGACCACGCAATCCGGATGACCGTCGAAGAAACGCAAGACATGTTCGTTTACCCGGCGTCCCACGAGGCCAGCGACGAGACGGACAGCGACCTGCCCCGCATGGGCGACCGCTTCCGCCTGAATGCCAGTTTCCAGATCCCGGATGATTGGGCGCCGGAAGTCAAGGCCGTCGCCCAGGCGATGAAAGACTACGGCCTGATCGTCGCCGACAACGGCAGCAACATGTATTTCCAGGGCACGCCATCGTCCCTTTGGGATATGGACAGCATGCTGCAACTTCAGTCGGCGATCCACGCGAGTGACTTCGAGGTAGTCGACCTGACGCCGATCGTGACCGGGCTGAACGTCGCCGCCGGCTCCCCGTCCGGCGGAACGACCTTGACCATTACCGGGCAGAACTTCTCGGGTGCGTCCGGGAACCTGCACGTCCTCTTCGGTGGAACCGAGGCGACTTCGTTCACGATCGTCTCCGACACGCAAATCACCGTGACCACCCCGGCCCACGCCGCCGGCCTCGTCGACGTGCAAGTGCAGTCGGGGAGCGACCAGACGGATTCGGACGGGAACAGTGTCTTCTTCGGGTACGGCACCTCGGCGACCTCAACAGCCGACCAGTTCACGTTCACCAACACGGTGCCTCCGTCGTCGCCACCCGGGGTTCCGCCCACGCCACCCGTCGCGCCCCCGTCCCCGCCGGTGGCTCCGCCCACGCCGCCCGTTGTTCCACCCACGCCACCTGTCGTACCACCCACGCCACCTGTCGTACCACCGACACCGCCGACTGTACCGCCCTCACCACCGGCTGTTCCGCCATCGCCCCCTACAGCTCCGCCCGTGGTGCCTCCGGTCGCACCGCCTGTTGTGCCACCCGCCATACCTCCGATTGTTCCGCCGGTCGTTTCTCCTTCGCCACCGCTCGTTCCGCCACCGCCGTCGCCCCCCGGTGTCCCTCCGCCTCCGCTATCGCCTCCCGGAGTTCCTCCACCTCCGTCATCGCCTCCCGGAGTTCCTCCGGCCTCGCCGTCCCCGGTGTTAATCGGAACGAGCCAGTACGCGGTCGGGTCCGATGCGGGCGGCAACGGGATCGTTACGCTTTACAACGCCGATCAATCCGTCGCCCTCACGGCCGATCCCTTCCCCGGATTCACGGGGGGCGTGCGCGTCGCGGCGGCCGACTTCAATTCGGACGGCACGGACGACATCGTGGCGGGAACCGGCCCCGGCGGACCATCACATGTCGAGATTATCGACGGCAAGACCGGCCAGGTACTTTTCTCGGTCGACCCGTTCGAGGCGTCTTTCACCGGGGGGGTATTCGTGGCCGCGGGCGACCTGAACGGAGACGGCGTGCCGGACCTGATCGTGACGCCCGACCAGGGCGGCGGCCCGCGGGTCCGCGTGTTCGATGGCAAAACATTCGGTCTGATGGCCGACTTCTTCGGGATCGACGATACGGGTTTTCGCGGCGGGGCTCGCGCGGCCGTCGGCGACCTGACGGGAGCAGGTTACGGCGACCTCATCGTTTCTGCCGGGTTCGGCGGCGGCCCGCGGATCGCCGGGTACGACGGCAAGTCGCTCGCCACGGGCAACCCGGTGAAACTGTTTGCCGATTTCTATGCCTTCGAGCCCACGCTCTCGAACGGCGCGTACGTCGCGGTCGGCGACGTGAACGGCGACGGGCACGCGGACATCATCGCCGGCGGCGGTCCCGGTGGCGGCCCGCGGGTGACGGTGTTCGACGGCGCCAGTTTGCTCGCGAATACGAAGACCGTGGTGGCCGACTTTTTCGCGGGCGACCCGTCCAACCGCGGCGGGATTCGGGTCGCGGTCAAGAATCTGGACGGGAGCGACCAGGCCAGCCTCGTGGTCGGGGCTGGAACCGGCGCGGGGTCAGCCATCACCACGTATACCGGAGCCGCGATCATGGCCGCGCCATCGAGCCCCGCCGCGCTCTACACGTTCGACGCCCAGCCCGGATTCGCCGGCGGCGTATTCGTGGGGTGA
- a CDS encoding Gfo/Idh/MocA family protein yields MTHRISRRRALQLGAAGSIGYLFTGPAVSVARVVGANDKIRVAGIGVGGKGSSDIEQAGHVMTVVALCDIDTDRLDKRATTWPSAQKFFDYRKLFDQMMKEIDAVTVSTADHSHTLPSVIAMRAGKHVYCQKPLTHTVFEARFMRETATKYKVCTQMGNQGSAANGLRRGVELVRGGAIGEVKEAHVWTNRPAHYWKQSPDIVARPSDKPPVPKHVHWEEWIGPAPFRAYHRAYHPHDWRGYWDFGTGALGDMACHTANLTFRSLKLDAPEAVIAEAAEINPETYPAWAHITYLFPARESLPACALHWYEGKKDGKRILPPEELLAKVLKPGEKLVDSGSILVGSKGILFSPNDYGAQYRLTPEKDFEGIQTSKPEKAPEGTFVGEDGYQKKEWADAIRAGKPTHAASNFDFAGRLTEAMLLGNIAVRFAGQKLAWDAANLKFTNSEAATKLVKTEYRQGWDILGTV; encoded by the coding sequence GTGACGCATCGTATCTCCCGCCGCCGGGCCCTCCAACTCGGCGCGGCCGGTAGCATTGGCTACTTGTTCACCGGCCCGGCCGTCTCCGTCGCCCGGGTCGTCGGGGCGAACGACAAGATACGTGTCGCTGGGATCGGGGTCGGAGGAAAAGGGTCGTCCGACATCGAGCAAGCCGGTCACGTCATGACCGTGGTCGCCCTCTGCGACATCGACACGGACCGGCTCGACAAGCGGGCTACGACGTGGCCGTCGGCCCAGAAATTCTTCGACTACCGCAAGCTGTTCGACCAGATGATGAAGGAGATCGATGCCGTCACCGTCTCCACCGCGGATCATTCACACACGTTGCCGTCCGTCATCGCGATGCGGGCCGGGAAACACGTCTATTGCCAGAAGCCGCTCACGCACACCGTCTTTGAAGCCCGATTCATGCGGGAGACGGCCACCAAGTACAAAGTCTGCACCCAGATGGGCAACCAAGGCTCGGCCGCGAACGGCCTGCGCCGGGGCGTCGAACTGGTCCGCGGCGGCGCGATCGGCGAGGTGAAGGAAGCCCACGTCTGGACCAACCGCCCCGCCCACTACTGGAAACAATCTCCGGACATCGTCGCCCGTCCGAGCGACAAGCCGCCGGTGCCGAAGCACGTTCACTGGGAAGAGTGGATCGGGCCGGCCCCATTCCGCGCGTACCACCGGGCCTACCACCCGCACGACTGGCGCGGCTACTGGGACTTCGGCACCGGGGCCCTTGGTGACATGGCCTGTCACACGGCGAACCTGACGTTCCGCTCGCTCAAGCTCGACGCCCCGGAAGCGGTGATCGCCGAGGCTGCCGAAATCAACCCGGAAACGTATCCGGCCTGGGCCCACATCACGTACCTGTTCCCGGCCCGGGAGAGTCTGCCGGCCTGTGCCCTGCACTGGTACGAGGGCAAGAAAGACGGGAAGCGCATCCTCCCGCCCGAGGAGTTACTGGCCAAGGTATTGAAGCCCGGCGAGAAACTGGTGGATAGCGGGTCGATCCTGGTCGGCAGCAAGGGCATCCTGTTCAGCCCGAACGACTACGGCGCCCAATACCGCCTGACCCCGGAAAAAGACTTCGAAGGCATCCAAACCAGCAAGCCGGAAAAGGCTCCGGAAGGCACGTTCGTCGGCGAAGACGGCTACCAGAAGAAAGAATGGGCGGACGCGATCCGGGCCGGCAAGCCGACGCACGCCGCCTCGAACTTCGACTTCGCTGGTCGGTTGACCGAGGCCATGTTGCTCGGCAACATCGCGGTCCGGTTCGCCGGCCAGAAGCTGGCGTGGGACGCGGCCAACCTCAAGTTCACGAACTCCGAGGCGGCAACCAAGCTCGTGAAGACGGAATACCGCCAGGGCTGGGATATCCTCGGAACAGTTTGA
- a CDS encoding DUF1501 domain-containing protein, translated as MNPIRDYCLNLTRRHFLGTAGLSVGAAALSALGAEGATAADPLAPKKPHYPAKAKRVIHLFMAGAPSQLDLFDPKPELAKLEGKPLPPSVIGGQRYAFIRPDAAVLGPQFKFAKHGRSGTPVAEVLPHLAKVVDDVCFVKSVKTDQFNHAPAQIFFNTGFGQPGRPSLGSWVLYGLGAESRELPAFVVMSTGSGISGGSANWSSGFLPTMYTGVRFRNSGDTILNVSTPPGVTADVQKDSRDLLKELNESRLAAEGDPEIATRIAAYEMAFRLQSSAPELTDLSKESKETLDLYGIKEPAKPTFARACLLARRMMERGVRFVNIYHEGWDAHSDVVGNSRKHCGETDQASAALVTDLKRRGLLDDTLVIWGGEFGRTPMVETNPALGRSLGRDHHPQAYTMWFAGGGFKPGVTYGTTDDLGFHVAENPVHVHDLQATILHLLGFDHEKLTYRYAGRDFRLTDVHGHVVKDILA; from the coding sequence ATGAATCCGATCCGGGATTATTGCTTGAACCTGACCCGCCGTCATTTTCTCGGCACGGCCGGCTTGAGCGTCGGAGCGGCGGCGCTGTCCGCACTTGGAGCCGAAGGCGCGACCGCGGCCGATCCCCTCGCACCGAAGAAGCCGCATTACCCCGCGAAGGCCAAGCGGGTGATCCACCTGTTCATGGCTGGTGCGCCGAGCCAACTCGACCTGTTCGACCCCAAGCCCGAGCTGGCCAAGCTGGAGGGCAAGCCGCTGCCGCCGTCGGTGATCGGCGGCCAGCGGTACGCGTTCATCCGGCCGGACGCGGCGGTCCTCGGGCCACAGTTCAAGTTCGCCAAACACGGCCGCAGCGGTACGCCCGTGGCCGAAGTCTTGCCGCACCTGGCGAAAGTGGTCGACGACGTCTGCTTCGTGAAGTCGGTGAAGACCGACCAGTTCAACCACGCCCCGGCTCAAATCTTCTTCAACACCGGGTTCGGTCAACCGGGTAGGCCGTCGCTCGGGTCGTGGGTGCTGTACGGGCTCGGGGCCGAGTCGCGCGAGTTGCCGGCGTTCGTGGTCATGTCGACCGGCAGCGGCATCAGCGGCGGTTCGGCCAACTGGTCGAGCGGGTTCCTGCCGACGATGTACACCGGCGTCCGGTTCCGCAACTCGGGCGACACCATCCTGAATGTGTCCACGCCGCCGGGCGTGACGGCGGACGTTCAAAAGGACTCGCGCGACCTGCTCAAGGAACTGAACGAGTCGCGGCTCGCGGCGGAGGGCGATCCCGAAATCGCCACGCGGATCGCCGCCTACGAGATGGCCTTCCGGCTCCAATCGTCCGCCCCCGAACTGACGGACCTGAGCAAAGAATCGAAAGAGACGCTGGACCTGTACGGCATCAAAGAGCCGGCCAAGCCGACGTTCGCGCGGGCGTGCCTGTTGGCCCGGCGGATGATGGAACGGGGCGTTCGGTTCGTGAACATTTACCACGAAGGCTGGGACGCCCACAGCGACGTGGTCGGCAACTCGCGCAAGCACTGCGGGGAGACCGATCAGGCGTCCGCCGCGCTCGTCACCGACTTGAAACGGCGGGGGTTGCTGGACGACACGCTGGTCATCTGGGGCGGCGAATTCGGGCGGACGCCGATGGTGGAAACGAACCCGGCGCTCGGCCGGTCGCTGGGTCGCGACCACCACCCGCAAGCGTACACGATGTGGTTTGCGGGCGGCGGCTTCAAGCCGGGCGTGACCTACGGCACCACCGACGACCTCGGATTCCACGTCGCCGAGAATCCCGTTCACGTTCACGACTTGCAGGCGACCATCCTGCACCTACTCGGCTTCGATCACGAGAAGCTGACCTACCGCTACGCCGGCCGAGACTTCCGCCTCACCGACGTTCACGGCCACGTGGTCAAGGATATCTTGGCTTAA